In the Methanosphaera stadtmanae DSM 3091 genome, CATTAAATACCTTACAAACCATTTAAATAAATCCAAATCAACACAATATGCATTGATACTTTTTTTCGTCTTTTACTTGTTTTATTTCATCAAAAAATGTATAATCTACTAGTTTTTTATATAAAAAGTTTATAATAATTCATATATCAAACTAGAATAACAAAGTTACACATATAAAAAGGATAAGTAAAGAAGTATCTACATACTTACAACATCATCCTCAATTCTAAGACTAGAATTATCAGAAAAATGAAGGCCTTGTATTACTTCAAAAATACTATTTTTTGTCTTATTAGACAATGATTTAAAACCAAATAGTAATGATACTTCTTTTGCCAAATCATCCACGCCCATAGAATAATTTACTGATAAAACTTCCTTAATTGCAAGTTCTACCTCCTGAGCATATATATAATCTATATTTGGTTTTTCTCTAAATCTAACACATATCTCCACATTTGGATTTAAATAAAAACCATCCTTATGATAAATACCACTACGCATAAGTTTAGTAGAATCTGCTATTTTATCCACAGTTGCCTTAAATTTCTTTGTAGCCTTAACATTATAGACTTTTTTAAGACGATTATATAATTCTTCATCACAGATTGGAGATTCAACACTAATAATATCCTCAATAACCTCCAGAACACTATTTTTATCTAAACTATAGAAGTCATAACATACTATACTATTTTCATAGTAAACATAATCCTCATTTAATTTAACATCCTCACATTTAACATACTCCACATGTTCATCAACTGAATCCTCCACAGGTATTTCTACAGTGTTTATAGTAACTGTGTTTTTAGATGTTGAAGTATCACTTGGAGTATTTACTCCATCTCCACTAACCTCAGGTAAACTTTGAGTAGTATCTTCTATTTTAGTATTATCATCTAAGTATTGTGTTTTATCAGTAACTTCAAGTTTATCTGCTCTTGTCTCATTTTCTACATCAATTAGTGCCTTATCAATAGCTTCAAGTAAGGTATTTTTAGCATTTATTCTATTATAATACCAGTCTGTTGACCAGATTCTATGGAACTTCCATCCTAATCCTTCAAGCATATTTTGTCTGAGTCTATCACGATCCCTTGCAGATGCACTACTATGATATGATGCACCATCACATTCTATTCCAAGAACATAATTATTAGAATCTTTTGGATTAACTATTGCTAAATCAATTCTATAACCTGCACATCCCACCTGTTTTGAAACAATATAGCCCTCATCAGTAAGGAAGTTATATACAGATTCTTCAAATGGTGAGTCAAAATCTCCATCTGTTATGTAATTTGTTGAGAATTCCCCAGTTTCTGCATAGTAAAGATATTTACTAAGAGCCTGTACACCACGTGGTGATGTAGTTTTAATCTTAGCCTTCATATCACCTGATTTGAAGTTACAAAATACTACACATTTTTCCTTTGCACGTGTTGTAAGTACATTTAAACGACGTTCTCCTCCATCCCTATTTAATGGTCCAAAACTTAGGGAAAGTTTATGATTGTTATCATATCCATATCCTATACTTATTAGTATAACATCCCTTTCATCTCCCTGAATATTTTCAATATTTTTAATAAAGAATCCATCAGATCCTTCTTCATTGAAGTATTTTTGTAATTCAGGATGTTTTTTAAGTTCTGCTTCAAGCTCTTCACTGATTGCATCTCTTTGTTTTGTACTAAAAGTACCTATACCTAAACTTTTACTATTTCCATACTTTTTAAAATGATTTATTGCATAGTTAATTACATCTCTTGCTTCTATTCTATTTTGACTACTTCCACCCCTATCATAGACACTATCCTTGTTGTAAACAAATTTAAGACCCAATTCATCACTATTCTTTGCAGGAGATGGGAATATACATAGTTCATTGTTATAGAATTCCATATTTGACACTGCTATTAGTGATTGATGACGACTTCTATAGTGACACTTTAGCATACGTGATGGTAGTGATGATTTACATAGATGAAGAATACTTTCAACATCCTGTATATCAATATCATCATCACTTTCAATGTTTGTTTCAACATCAAAAAATGATGTTGGTGGAAGTTGTTTTGTATCACCCATTATAACGTAGTGTTTTCCCCTAAGAAGTGCTCCAAGTGCATCTTCTACCTTCACTTGACTTGCTTCATCGAATATTACATAGTCAAAGTAAGATTCATATTCATGTGTATCAAGGTATTGTGCAATGGATAGTGGACTCATTAAGAAGCATGGTTTTATATCAGTGATTATTGTTTTACATTCTGTTAATAATTGTCTTATTGGTTTGAAATTTCGTTTCTTGTTTATTTCACGTGCCAGGATTCCCAGTGATGATGATGGATTTATACTAGCATTCATGTTAGGTTTTTTACTGTCTAGTTTTTCACGTACCCTGTATTTATTTAGGTCTATGGTTTGTTTATCTAATTTCTTGAATTTTTCAATGTTATTTTCATATAATGTGTCATTAAATTCTTGTAATGTTTCATTTTCAGTGTATGCCTCTTCAAGTATGTTATTTACCATTGTATATGTAAAAAGTGATTGTATTGCTTCTGATTTTATTTTATCCTCTTTTACTAGTTCTATGAATTCATGGGTGTATTCATTGGAATATTCCTTAGCATATGTGTTAAATTGATTCCAATCATTTATTGTTGAAATACTGGAGTTTAATTTTTGTATTTCTGTTTTTATGTTTTCAAAGTCTGTGTTAAAGAGTATGTTTTTTGATAGATTATCCTTAAATCCAAGTATGTTATCTAAAAATTGGTATTTCTCATTTATTATATTGTAAGAATAGTCTATTGTTTGAATTATATCTTTTAGATTTGGTATATCTTCTGGATTTATATTCTTTAGTAAATTGAAGTCTTGTTTTGTTAAAAATTGTGTAAGTGTATCATATTCATCTTTAAATTCTATGATATTTGTATTGGTACCATTCCATGTTGTGAAGTATGTATCTAGTAGTGAATTATTTTCTTCTATGAATTTTTCTAGTCTTTCTCTATTTAGTAGTAGATCTATGTGATATTCTAGTTCATCTGGTGATTTAAATGGACTTTGATTGAATATATCTGCTACTTGTGTGTTGATTTGTGTTAACTTATCATTGTTTCTTAGAAGTTGTTCTAATTGGTAGATTATTTCTTCATCTGTTAGATTGTTAAATGATGTGTATGGTAGTATCTTGTTTCTTATACTAATTAGTGTATCATTCCATGAGAATAATCTTTCAAAGTCCCTTATTATTACATCATCATCCACATTAACTTCATAGTATGATAATAATTCTTTTTTAGAGTTTTTATAATTCTTATTTAAGAATTTCATGAAGGAATCTTTTCCAGACTTGAATTTACGAAACTTATCTTCTATTGTATTATCATTTAATGCCTTTTTTATCTGTGATAATTCAATATTTTCCTTCATTTGTTTAAAGTCATCAAGAAGTCTTATAACATCACATTGTATGAATATGTCAGAGGATATTACAATATCTTTTTGGTTGTTGATAAGTGTTGAAAGTTCTTCTTTTATTTGACTAAGATTTATGTTGTATTCATTAATATTAAAGTTATATTTACCATGATAGTCTTCTAGTGCTATTGCTACTTCTTCTAGAATATCTTTATCTTCCAAGTAGTTTCTATTTGACAGTAGTATTGTTCCTGTCTGAATATATTCAGGAATATGGGTCATTGAATTTATAGTGTTAATTCCTACTTTTTGACTGAAATTATTTATATTCTCCACTAGAATATCGATTGTATTTGTTATTTTTTCTGTTTTTATCTTAATATTATCAATATCATTTGGTAGTAATGTTTCTATTGATGTTGACTTCCAGGGATTTGTATTTATTGGTGATATTAATGTGTAGAGTTGTGCTATTTTATCTATTTTATTAAGAAGGTCTCCCCAATCCTTTTTAGATAACTCTTTTAGTGGTGGAAGATTTATCTTATATATTTCCTGATTTTGTTTTTCAAGATTTTGATATTCCTCTTCATATATTCCTATTAATTGATAGATTGTCTTGTCACTATTTCCATACTTGGATTGTATAACTTCAATATAGTTATTTAATAATATTTTTATCTGTTGAAGTTTATCATAATCATCAAATGATTTCATTTTAACAGAATCACATGTTAATGTCTTACTAATATCTGCTAGTAATTGTTTATTTCTTGTTTTATTATCATATAATCCAAGACAGTATGTTCCAAGTCCTATATCTTCCATTCTTTTTTCTACAACTTCAAGTGCTGCCTTTTTTTCACTGACAAATAATATTTTCTGATTATTTGCTAGTAATTCTGCTATGAGATTTACAATTGTTTGTGATTTTCCAGTACCAGGAGGTCCTTCCACTACAAGACTATGTCCCTTTTTTGCATCTTCAATTACTGCTATTTGTGAAGAATCTGCATCTACTACATTGTATACATCTATTGGATTTAATTGTTTATCAATTGTGTTTGTGTCAAATGATTCAAAATTATCTGGTTCTTTAAGTCCAAAGATACGACCTATTTCACCACTACCCACATTATCTGACCAGTTAGTAAGATCTAGATCATTGTACATTACAAATTTCTTAAAATTAAATGTACTTAGATACTTATCCCTTACTACATTCCATGATGGTTTTGATTTAATTGCTTCTTTTACTTTATTTAGATATGTGTATATGTCATGTTTTGATTCTACTTTCATGTCTGATGGAAGATTAATTCCCTAATCTAGAAGTTTATGTTTTAGTGATAGGTTAAGGGATATTTCCTCACCTGTTGCTTTTATTGAAAATGGTGAATCTATGGATTGTCTTTCTATTTCAACAGGAATAAGTATGAGTGGAGCTTTATGTGTTGCTTCTTCATAATCTGTTTGTTTCCACTCGAGAAATCCTAGTGCTAAGTATAATGTGTTATATCCAGATTCCTGTATACTAGATTTATAGTATTGCATGAGTGAAAACAATCTTTTTTGTAATTCATTTTCTGTTAGATTTGTTTGAAGATAGAGGTCCCTGTATTTTTCTGGAATATTATCTAGATTTGTTGGCATCTGCCAGATATTAATATCTTCTGTACCACTTTGTAAATCATGTGTCTTTTCTGTTTTATGTGTATTTCTTGTATCTATTGATTTATTATGAGAGTCTTTTTTATCTAAATCAACATATTCTCCACTATCAACATATTCTTCATTAAATCTATTACTTTTATCTTCCAATGTATATGTGTTTCTATTTGTGTCTTTTTTTGGTTTTGGAAGAAATTCCATACTATTTTCATCAACAATCAGTATATTATATAATTCTCCTATATCCTCATCTATAATTGGTATGGTACGTTTTACTTCCTTGAAATTTAGTAGATTATTTCTTAATCCCATATCTAGAAGATTTTTACGTGAGGTATCAAAGATTTTATTAAATTCATTTGTTTTTGTCTCTTGCATATTATCACTAGAATTTCATTTTTTTAAAAAATTTTCTTTTTTATATATCAGATAAGATGTGAAATATGGTTATTATTAATTATAATATGTTTTTTGTCATCTTTTTATTTACTAAAACATTCTATAAAGTTATTTATATTTTAACTATGTAATATATTTATTTTATCCCAATTAATTGATTTATTATTATTTAAATATTTTTCATCACAGTGAACCTTTAATACTTCACCAAAAAACACATCATGTGTTCCAGGCTTTAGACATTCTACAACCCTACATTCAAAATTCACAGGACACATATCAATAAGTGGAGCATTAATTAGTGTTGCATCTGTTGTGGAAATATTTTCTAATTTATTAGTATCTCTACCAGATGTACTTCCCAAGTATTCTACTTCACTTTTAAGTTCTTCTGTTGCAATATTTACAACAAATTCTCCACTTTCTTTTATTATATGATGGGAATACCTAGTATGTAATATTGCTATCATTATTATTCTGGGATTAAAACTTACATTTGCTATAAATCCAATTGATAAAGCATTATCACGTCCATCTTTATCCCTACAGGAGATTATTACATGTGGCTCTGGATTTATAAAACTATTTGTTGTTGCATCTTTTTTCATAATAGTTATGTATGTTTTTATTAGAAATAAAATTATTTATCAATATGTGTCTATCAGTCATATGTAATGAGGAAATCTTAAAACTTAATAAGTAACATATATATGACTATAGAAAAAATAGTTGTTAGTTGTGTTAATATGAATATAAAACATAAAAATTTAATTGAAAAACTAGACTTACTTGTTTGTGATGATTTTCATCCAAATTATGTTAGTATTCTTATTATAACAACTATACTACTTATAACAACAACCTTTTTTCATTTAATAAATATACATAATGTGGATACTTTAATACTAATAACAGGTATTTTCATTGGAATTGTATTATCACTACCACTACCACTTACATATATTCGAAAAATAATGCTATTATTTCTTATAATGCTACCTATTGCAACAATTACAGCACTACTTAGTTGTATAAGTCCCATGATACAATTTATTTGTATATTATTATGGATATTATTCTTTGTAAGTTGTAATCTACTTGGAAATTCATTGAAAACCTTGAGTTTTGTGGGAGTATTGTATTATTTATACACATTCCACATAGCATTTAGTAACATAGACTTTAATATTACTCTATCAAGTATGTTATGGTATGGACTTGTTACAATACTTATTGTTATAATAGAATTTATGCCATATATACTCTACTGTTTATATAAACATGACCCTGTGGGACGTAAAATATTAACAAGTCTATTTAAAAATGAAGATAAGTTCTATAAAAAACTAGAAATACTCTATAAAACACATGATACATACACAAGTAATATGATATATGTAGCACTCCTTTTAAAATCAAATAAAAAGGTATGTGAC is a window encoding:
- a CDS encoding AAA domain-containing protein, which produces MKVESKHDIYTYLNKVKEAIKSKPSWNVVRDKYLSTFNFKKFVMYNDLDLTNWSDNVGSGEIGRIFGLKEPDNFESFDTNTIDKQLNPIDVYNVVDADSSQIAVIEDAKKGHSLVVEGPPGTGKSQTIVNLIAELLANNQKILFVSEKKAALEVVEKRMEDIGLGTYCLGLYDNKTRNKQLLADISKTLTCDSVKMKSFDDYDKLQQIKILLNNYIEVIQSKYGNSDKTIYQLIGIYEEEYQNLEKQNQEIYKINLPPLKELSKKDWGDLLNKIDKIAQLYTLISPINTNPWKSTSIETLLPNDIDNIKIKTEKITNTIDILVENINNFSQKVGINTINSMTHIPEYIQTGTILLSNRNYLEDKDILEEVAIALEDYHGKYNFNINEYNINLSQIKEELSTLINNQKDIVISSDIFIQCDVIRLLDDFKQMKENIELSQIKKALNDNTIEDKFRKFKSGKDSFMKFLNKNYKNSKKELLSYYEVNVDDDVIIRDFERLFSWNDTLISIRNKILPYTSFNNLTDEEIIYQLEQLLRNNDKLTQINTQVADIFNQSPFKSPDELEYHIDLLLNRERLEKFIEENNSLLDTYFTTWNGTNTNIIEFKDEYDTLTQFLTKQDFNLLKNINPEDIPNLKDIIQTIDYSYNIINEKYQFLDNILGFKDNLSKNILFNTDFENIKTEIQKLNSSISTINDWNQFNTYAKEYSNEYTHEFIELVKEDKIKSEAIQSLFTYTMVNNILEEAYTENETLQEFNDTLYENNIEKFKKLDKQTIDLNKYRVREKLDSKKPNMNASINPSSSLGILAREINKKRNFKPIRQLLTECKTIITDIKPCFLMSPLSIAQYLDTHEYESYFDYVIFDEASQVKVEDALGALLRGKHYVIMGDTKQLPPTSFFDVETNIESDDDIDIQDVESILHLCKSSLPSRMLKCHYRSRHQSLIAVSNMEFYNNELCIFPSPAKNSDELGLKFVYNKDSVYDRGGSSQNRIEARDVINYAINHFKKYGNSKSLGIGTFSTKQRDAISEELEAELKKHPELQKYFNEEGSDGFFIKNIENIQGDERDVILISIGYGYDNNHKLSLSFGPLNRDGGERRLNVLTTRAKEKCVVFCNFKSGDMKAKIKTTSPRGVQALSKYLYYAETGEFSTNYITDGDFDSPFEESVYNFLTDEGYIVSKQVGCAGYRIDLAIVNPKDSNNYVLGIECDGASYHSSASARDRDRLRQNMLEGLGWKFHRIWSTDWYYNRINAKNTLLEAIDKALIDVENETRADKLEVTDKTQYLDDNTKIEDTTQSLPEVSGDGVNTPSDTSTSKNTVTINTVEIPVEDSVDEHVEYVKCEDVKLNEDYVYYENSIVCYDFYSLDKNSVLEVIEDIISVESPICDEELYNRLKKVYNVKATKKFKATVDKIADSTKLMRSGIYHKDGFYLNPNVEICVRFREKPNIDYIYAQEVELAIKEVLSVNYSMGVDDLAKEVSLLFGFKSLSNKTKNSIFEVIQGLHFSDNSSLRIEDDVVSM
- a CDS encoding DUF4011 domain-containing protein, coding for MQETKTNEFNKIFDTSRKNLLDMGLRNNLLNFKEVKRTIPIIDEDIGELYNILIVDENSMEFLPKPKKDTNRNTYTLEDKSNRFNEEYVDSGEYVDLDKKDSHNKSIDTRNTHKTEKTHDLQSGTEDINIWQMPTNLDNIPEKYRDLYLQTNLTENELQKRLFSLMQYYKSSIQESGYNTLYLALGFLEWKQTDYEEATHKAPLILIPVEIERQSIDSPFSIKATGEEISLNLSLKHKLLD
- a CDS encoding flavin reductase family protein, with product MKKDATTNSFINPEPHVIISCRDKDGRDNALSIGFIANVSFNPRIIMIAILHTRYSHHIIKESGEFVVNIATEELKSEVEYLGSTSGRDTNKLENISTTDATLINAPLIDMCPVNFECRVVECLKPGTHDVFFGEVLKVHCDEKYLNNNKSINWDKINILHS